From Vicingus serpentipes, the proteins below share one genomic window:
- a CDS encoding ZIP family metal transporter has translation MNDFIIYISLFLVAFLGGLLVIWKKPKVNQNFKLLLSFSGAFLLAICFLHLIPELYHDYSPSIGLFILIGFVLQLLLEFFSQGIEHGHLHYHGDKKTIFPYTVFISLCFHALMEGMALTDPHHHDDGQPLLLGILIHKFPVAIILCTLLLASGIKNSKLILSLIVFSLAAPIGLFIANQLGNSLNFDTSIFLALAVGIFLHISTTILFETSEGHKFHLKKFVSIIIGLVAAVIML, from the coding sequence ATGAACGATTTTATAATTTATATCTCTTTGTTTTTGGTTGCCTTTTTAGGCGGACTACTTGTTATTTGGAAAAAACCCAAAGTAAATCAAAATTTTAAGTTACTACTTTCGTTTAGTGGTGCATTTTTATTGGCTATTTGTTTTCTTCATCTTATACCTGAGTTGTATCACGATTACAGCCCTTCTATTGGTTTATTTATATTAATAGGTTTTGTACTGCAATTATTATTAGAGTTTTTCTCTCAAGGTATTGAACATGGGCATTTACATTATCACGGAGATAAAAAAACAATTTTCCCTTACACAGTATTTATAAGTTTATGTTTTCATGCCTTAATGGAAGGTATGGCTTTAACCGATCCTCATCATCACGATGATGGACAACCATTATTGCTGGGTATATTAATTCATAAATTTCCTGTGGCAATTATTTTATGTACTCTTTTACTAGCTAGTGGTATTAAAAACAGTAAATTAATACTTTCGCTTATTGTATTCTCGTTAGCTGCTCCAATAGGTTTGTTTATTGCTAATCAATTAGGAAACTCTTTAAATTTTGACACAAGCATATTTTTAGCTTTAGCAGTTGGTATATTTTTACACATTTCAACCACCATACTATTTGAAACCAGTGAAGGACATAAATTTCATTTAAAGAAATTTGTGAGCATCATTATTGGTTTAGTGGCTGCTGTAATTATGCTGTAA
- a CDS encoding 30S ribosomal protein THX, with protein MGKGDKKTKKGKITSGSYGVTRPKKSAKVVVVKSKPKAKKVEKVEEAAPKKVAAKKPAAAKKPAAKKAPAKKKAEDK; from the coding sequence ATGGGTAAAGGCGATAAAAAGACTAAAAAAGGAAAAATTACTTCAGGTAGTTATGGTGTAACCAGACCAAAAAAATCTGCTAAGGTTGTAGTTGTAAAATCGAAGCCTAAAGCGAAGAAGGTAGAAAAAGTAGAAGAAGCAGCTCCTAAGAAAGTTGCAGCTAAAAAGCCAGCAGCGGCAAAGAAACCTGCTGCGAAAAAAGCTCCAGCTAAGAAAAAAGCAGAAGATAAATAA
- a CDS encoding class I SAM-dependent methyltransferase → MSKNKDNLNWFEDWFDSPYYHILYKNRDMVEAETFIANLLGYLKPLKTDHLLDVACGKGRHAKTMNDLGFNVDAFDLSENSIASAKQFQNERLKFYVNDIRKPLNTNHYQFAFNLFTSFGYFDDDNDNILAIDAIAKSLFNDGTLVLDFMNASKIIAELVEAETKMIEGITFKITKSVVDNFIIKQIDFEDKGNSYSFQERVKAITQKDFIRYFNLANLKIEATFGDYDLNPFNENTSERLIIVAKK, encoded by the coding sequence ATGTCAAAAAACAAAGATAATTTGAATTGGTTTGAGGATTGGTTCGATTCTCCTTACTACCATATACTTTATAAAAATAGAGATATGGTTGAGGCTGAAACATTTATCGCTAATTTATTAGGGTATTTAAAACCTTTAAAAACTGACCATTTATTGGACGTTGCTTGTGGCAAAGGAAGACACGCAAAAACAATGAACGACTTAGGATTTAATGTTGATGCTTTTGATTTATCTGAAAACAGTATTGCAAGTGCAAAGCAATTTCAAAACGAAAGATTAAAGTTCTATGTAAACGATATTAGAAAGCCTTTAAACACTAACCATTACCAATTTGCTTTTAACCTATTTACAAGTTTTGGCTACTTTGATGACGACAATGACAATATACTTGCTATAGATGCTATTGCAAAGAGCTTATTTAATGACGGAACGTTAGTTTTAGATTTTATGAATGCCTCTAAAATTATTGCTGAATTAGTAGAAGCTGAAACAAAAATGATAGAAGGTATTACTTTTAAGATTACAAAAAGTGTAGTTGATAATTTTATTATAAAACAAATTGATTTTGAGGATAAAGGCAACTCCTACTCTTTTCAGGAACGTGTAAAAGCAATTACGCAAAAAGATTTTATTCGCTACTTTAATTTAGCTAATTTAAAAATTGAAGCTACCTTTGGCGATTACGATTTAAACCCTTTTAACGAAAACACTTCGGAGCGTTTAATAATAGTAGCAAAAAAGTAA
- a CDS encoding M20 metallopeptidase family protein produces MDFIQIIKEKASAYKAEVIAIRQHLHQNPELSFQEFKTAEFIESKLNEYGITNQKRLVKTGIIALIEGKNPTKKIIALRSDHDALPILETNEVDYKSVNNGVMHACGHDVHTSSLLGVAKILNELKNEFEGTVKLVFQPGEEIIPGGASLIIKEGGLENPSPSKMFGQHVYPQLEAGKVGFRPGMYMASADEIYVTVKGKGGHAALPQLNVDPILIASHIIVALQQIVSRSAHPTVPTVLSFGKIIGEGATNVIPDEVKIEGTFRTMNEEWRAKAHQKMKKMAEDIAEGMGGECVFDIHVGYPFLVNDEELTARAKQGAIEYLGTENVVDLDLRMTAEDFAFYSQILPTCFYRLGVKNDQKQINSGLHTSTFNVDEDALETGMGLMAWLTVKELQV; encoded by the coding sequence ATGGATTTTATTCAAATAATAAAAGAGAAAGCATCAGCTTATAAAGCAGAAGTAATAGCTATTCGTCAGCATTTACATCAAAACCCTGAGCTTTCTTTTCAAGAGTTTAAAACGGCTGAGTTTATTGAGAGTAAGCTCAATGAGTACGGAATTACCAATCAAAAAAGATTGGTTAAAACAGGAATTATTGCTTTAATAGAAGGAAAAAATCCAACAAAAAAAATAATTGCATTGCGTTCCGACCACGATGCACTACCAATATTAGAAACAAACGAAGTTGATTATAAATCGGTAAACAATGGTGTGATGCATGCTTGTGGACATGATGTACACACTTCATCATTGTTAGGTGTGGCTAAAATTTTAAATGAGCTTAAAAACGAGTTTGAAGGAACGGTAAAATTGGTTTTTCAACCAGGAGAGGAAATTATACCAGGAGGAGCATCTTTGATTATAAAAGAAGGAGGATTAGAAAACCCTTCGCCAAGTAAAATGTTTGGACAACATGTTTACCCGCAATTAGAAGCTGGTAAAGTAGGTTTTAGACCAGGAATGTATATGGCATCGGCAGATGAAATTTATGTAACCGTAAAAGGTAAAGGAGGTCATGCTGCTTTACCACAATTAAATGTTGACCCAATTTTAATAGCATCGCACATTATAGTTGCTTTACAACAAATTGTAAGTAGAAGTGCGCATCCAACAGTGCCAACGGTATTGTCGTTTGGTAAAATAATAGGAGAGGGTGCGACCAATGTAATACCCGATGAAGTAAAGATAGAAGGTACTTTTAGAACCATGAATGAGGAATGGAGAGCTAAAGCGCATCAAAAAATGAAGAAAATGGCTGAAGACATTGCAGAGGGAATGGGTGGAGAGTGTGTTTTTGATATTCATGTAGGTTATCCATTTTTGGTAAACGATGAGGAATTAACAGCAAGAGCGAAACAAGGAGCAATAGAATATTTAGGAACTGAAAATGTGGTTGATTTAGATTTAAGAATGACTGCCGAAGACTTTGCTTTTTACTCTCAAATTTTACCCACTTGCTTTTACAGGTTAGGTGTTAAAAACGACCAAAAACAAATTAATTCTGGTTTACATACTTCAACTTTTAATGTTGACGAAGATGCTTTAGAGACTGGAATGGGACTTATGGCTTGGTTAACCGTTAAAGAATTACAAGTTTAA
- a CDS encoding SiaB family protein kinase: protein MKSIHDFYDMMEQGNIMLSFKGEVTSDLLTSILQIMETKMETLDEPPKIKKKVYNILVECLQNLYHHIDEDDKKTAQNEKSALFMIRKNEEGEYSIMTGNYMAVENMDLMKSRLDTINSMDKEELKVYYKEVLNNGEMSAKGGGGLGMIDIARKSGKKLEYDFADVDDKFSFFSLNVKIAQ, encoded by the coding sequence ATGAAAAGTATACACGATTTTTATGACATGATGGAACAAGGCAATATAATGCTTTCCTTTAAAGGGGAGGTAACTTCTGATTTATTGACCTCAATTCTCCAAATTATGGAAACTAAAATGGAGACTTTAGATGAGCCTCCTAAAATCAAGAAAAAGGTTTATAACATTCTTGTAGAATGTTTACAAAATTTATATCACCACATTGATGAAGATGATAAAAAAACCGCTCAAAATGAAAAGAGCGCTTTATTTATGATACGAAAAAATGAGGAAGGTGAATATTCTATTATGACTGGAAACTATATGGCAGTTGAGAATATGGATTTAATGAAATCTAGACTTGATACAATTAACTCTATGGATAAAGAAGAGTTAAAAGTTTACTATAAAGAAGTACTGAATAATGGAGAGATGTCTGCTAAAGGTGGAGGTGGTCTAGGAATGATTGATATTGCTAGGAAATCAGGTAAAAAATTAGAATATGATTTTGCTGATGTGGATGATAAATTCTCTTTTTTCAGTTTAAATGTAAAAATTGCACAATAA
- a CDS encoding SpoIIE family protein phosphatase, which translates to MYFANNYGVLTFNGNKWDVISSPNESIIRSLAIASNGKVVAGGYDQIGFLETDEKGSLNFSSISDSIDESFNDFGSVWNIVVEKDRTYFSTDKYILKYQDNKLSKLVDKGGQLFAKIKNRIYTTTTTDGLVEFKNEKIEPLPDGDFFTGMKIYSVVANRKGLMVVTRNSGLYYYSADTIYEIGDKKTKEIFKSSELYSAIELPDGNVCLSTLKNGIIIINQIGEIVEIFNSESGVQNQTCWSAYHDKQGNIWLMLDKGITKIEYNCPFSLYNQNVGIDGTIMSITRFNNKLYLATSVGLYEVNKQETQYGDKLVFNLKTKIKSQCWDLLEVNNHLLIATSSGIYSLNKQGVITRQNNDITYTLEKSNYYSNLVFAGKESEVSFILFSNLWKEYSLDTLKYQVRSLYEESENNLWLGTYVDGAINLTYELTADFSPKNVKHKSYSVDEGLFGYEVDVFSYQNEMVFSTDKGLMKKKEETNGEFSFYLDTILGNSFANGTRIIYRLQEDYLDNVWMYAPVTIDNNNEGLGYVKTHNNTPIWNYEQFNRLPQGIIYAMYPEINGDIWLGGVEGLMKYNYIKNTVKYNSIFYSLINKVSLGKDSIIHKGDYFIRKNSVKIGYDYNSLQFEFSCTNFLDEKRNKYQYKLEGFDEEWSDWTNDTKKQYTNLYEGNYKFRVRSKNTYNNKGIEATYKFIVLPPWYRTWYAYVIYGVLLIVLIYIIVRVSVYRLKVANEKLEGVIAIRTKEIREKNTQLGEALTDIKDSINYAKRLQEAILPKQEEVKNIFPQNFIYYLPRDIVSGDFYWTTIQNNKRIFVVADCTGHGVPGAFVSMLGNDLLNHIISENQITDTSNILTKLNKGVLNAFNNDDISYSTNDGMDIAVISIDENNVLQYSGANRPLTIVRDKEVIEFKPDKKSIGGRTELDFVFKPNTIQLLKNDNIYMYSDGFADQFGGEKGKKYLTKRLKQLLVEVSDMAIATQKNKIEKEFLTWKGSINQLDDVLLTGIKID; encoded by the coding sequence ATGTATTTTGCTAATAACTATGGAGTTTTAACCTTTAATGGGAATAAATGGGATGTAATTAGTTCTCCTAATGAATCCATTATTCGTTCGTTAGCTATTGCTTCAAACGGAAAAGTTGTAGCTGGAGGATATGATCAAATAGGGTTTTTGGAAACTGATGAGAAAGGAAGTTTGAATTTTTCTTCAATTTCTGATTCTATAGATGAAAGTTTTAATGATTTTGGTAGTGTTTGGAATATTGTGGTCGAAAAAGATAGAACATATTTTTCAACCGATAAATATATTCTAAAATATCAAGATAACAAATTATCGAAGCTAGTTGATAAGGGAGGGCAACTTTTTGCTAAAATTAAAAATAGAATTTACACTACAACAACTACTGATGGATTAGTTGAATTTAAAAATGAAAAAATTGAACCACTTCCTGATGGTGATTTTTTTACAGGAATGAAAATTTATTCTGTTGTTGCTAATCGAAAAGGTTTAATGGTGGTAACAAGAAATAGTGGGCTTTATTATTATTCTGCTGATACGATTTATGAAATTGGTGACAAAAAAACAAAAGAGATTTTTAAAAGTAGTGAATTGTATTCAGCTATTGAATTGCCTGACGGTAACGTTTGTTTATCAACATTAAAAAACGGTATAATTATCATTAATCAGATAGGCGAAATTGTAGAAATATTTAATAGTGAATCTGGCGTTCAAAATCAAACCTGCTGGAGTGCTTATCACGATAAACAAGGTAATATTTGGTTAATGTTAGATAAAGGAATTACTAAAATTGAATACAATTGTCCTTTTTCGCTTTACAATCAAAATGTTGGTATTGATGGAACCATAATGAGTATAACGCGATTTAATAATAAGTTATATTTAGCAACCTCAGTTGGGCTTTATGAAGTAAATAAGCAAGAAACACAATATGGTGATAAATTAGTTTTTAATCTTAAAACTAAAATTAAATCGCAGTGTTGGGATTTGCTAGAAGTTAATAATCATTTATTAATTGCTACAAGTTCGGGTATTTATAGCTTAAATAAACAAGGAGTTATAACACGTCAAAATAATGATATAACATATACTCTAGAAAAATCGAACTATTACTCTAACCTTGTTTTTGCTGGTAAAGAAAGTGAAGTTTCTTTTATATTATTTAGTAATTTATGGAAAGAATATAGTTTAGATACTTTGAAATATCAAGTTAGAAGTCTTTACGAAGAATCAGAAAATAATCTTTGGTTAGGTACTTATGTTGATGGAGCTATTAATTTAACCTATGAATTGACAGCTGATTTCTCACCTAAAAATGTAAAACATAAAAGCTATAGTGTAGATGAAGGTTTGTTTGGTTATGAGGTAGATGTTTTCTCTTATCAAAATGAAATGGTTTTTAGTACAGATAAAGGGCTTATGAAAAAGAAAGAAGAAACCAATGGTGAATTCTCTTTTTATTTAGATACAATATTAGGAAACTCTTTCGCGAATGGAACGCGAATAATTTATCGTTTGCAAGAAGATTATTTAGATAATGTTTGGATGTACGCTCCTGTTACTATTGATAATAATAATGAAGGACTTGGTTATGTTAAAACACATAATAATACTCCAATTTGGAATTACGAGCAATTTAATCGTTTGCCACAAGGTATTATTTACGCTATGTATCCAGAAATAAATGGAGATATATGGTTAGGCGGTGTAGAAGGCCTAATGAAATATAACTACATTAAAAATACAGTTAAATACAATAGTATTTTTTACTCTTTAATCAACAAAGTTTCGTTGGGTAAAGATTCAATTATACATAAAGGAGATTATTTTATAAGGAAGAATTCAGTTAAGATAGGTTATGATTATAATTCACTTCAATTTGAATTTAGTTGTACTAATTTTTTAGATGAAAAGAGAAATAAGTATCAATACAAATTAGAAGGTTTTGATGAGGAATGGTCTGATTGGACAAATGATACTAAAAAACAATATACTAACCTATATGAGGGGAACTATAAGTTTAGAGTCCGTTCAAAAAACACTTATAATAATAAAGGGATTGAAGCTACATATAAGTTTATTGTGCTACCTCCATGGTATAGAACATGGTATGCTTATGTAATTTATGGTGTTTTATTAATTGTGCTAATATATATAATAGTTAGAGTGAGTGTTTATAGATTAAAAGTAGCTAATGAAAAATTAGAAGGTGTAATAGCAATTAGAACGAAAGAAATTAGAGAAAAAAACACACAACTTGGAGAAGCTCTAACTGATATTAAAGATAGTATCAATTATGCAAAGCGCTTACAAGAAGCGATTTTACCAAAGCAAGAAGAAGTAAAAAATATATTTCCTCAAAATTTTATTTATTATTTGCCTAGAGATATTGTAAGTGGAGATTTTTATTGGACAACTATTCAAAATAATAAAAGAATATTCGTTGTTGCCGATTGTACTGGACATGGTGTGCCAGGTGCCTTTGTGTCAATGTTGGGAAATGATTTATTAAACCACATTATTAGTGAAAATCAAATAACAGATACTTCTAATATTTTAACCAAATTGAACAAAGGGGTATTAAATGCGTTTAATAATGATGACATATCTTATAGTACAAATGATGGGATGGATATTGCTGTTATTTCTATAGATGAAAATAATGTATTACAATATTCGGGAGCTAATCGTCCATTAACAATAGTAAGAGATAAAGAAGTAATAGAATTTAAACCAGATAAAAAGTCAATAGGAGGAAGGACTGAGTTAGATTTTGTGTTTAAACCAAATACAATTCAATTATTGAAAAATGATAATATATATATGTATAGTGATGGTTTTGCGGATCAATTTGGAGGAGAAAAAGGAAAGAAATATTTAACGAAAAGGTTAAAACAATTATTGGTAGAAGTGTCAGATATGGCTATTGCTACTCAAAAAAATAAAATAGAAAAAGAATTTTTAACCTGGAAAGGAAGTATCAATCAATTAGATGATGTTTTACTTACTGGTATAAAAATTGATTAA
- a CDS encoding GNAT family N-acetyltransferase, which produces MKIEQANKSQLNQLLLIANSAFGDKFISKQELSTYINQPNQYLFVAIIDNEVVGFISAETCNKTELLNKVLQPINLPKNITNTGWIKQVAVNPNCFRKGIANKLLHSVTTALKNTCDTLFCISWKKGAVTPMSNLLLKNKFTLHKTIPNYWYNDSLTKQYNCDICGTPPCKCSAELYLQ; this is translated from the coding sequence ATGAAAATTGAACAAGCTAATAAAAGTCAATTAAATCAGCTTTTATTAATAGCTAATAGTGCTTTTGGCGATAAATTTATTTCCAAACAAGAGTTATCAACCTACATTAACCAACCTAACCAATACTTATTTGTTGCTATTATTGATAATGAAGTTGTTGGTTTTATAAGTGCCGAAACCTGTAATAAAACAGAACTACTTAACAAAGTTTTACAACCAATAAACTTACCCAAAAACATAACTAATACTGGCTGGATAAAACAAGTTGCAGTGAACCCTAATTGTTTTAGAAAAGGGATAGCTAATAAGCTACTTCATTCGGTAACAACAGCACTTAAAAATACTTGTGATACTTTATTTTGTATAAGTTGGAAAAAAGGAGCTGTAACCCCAATGAGCAACTTATTACTAAAAAACAAGTTTACATTACACAAAACCATACCCAACTATTGGTACAACGACAGTTTAACAAAACAATACAACTGCGACATTTGTGGAACACCACCTTGCAAATGTAGTGCTGAACTATATTTACAATAA